The Solicola gregarius DNA window GCGACGGAGGTCGCCTCGTGGCGGTTCGTCGCGGGTAGTGACAAGGCGAGCGCGCGTGTGGTGGCGACCGTGCCGCGGGACGGGTTCGAGACGTCGGTCGACATGCCCGACCGGCCGTACGTCGCCGCACAGGCGCTCGACGCGAAGGGCAAGGTGCTCGCGACCGCCGAGCCCGGCCTCTGGCCGTAGCCTCCCTGACCGCCCCGTGGGCATGACGTTCGGGCGGAGACACACGGCGTGTTGCCGCCCGAACGTCATGCCCACGGTGGGGGCCGGGTGTCGGGTGGTCAGGCGCCGAACCACGCCTGGGCGTCCAGGCGGTACGCGTGCGCGCCGACCACGGTGCGCAGGTCTGTCTCCATCGCGCGTAGTCGCTCCGCGCCGAGCGTGCGTACCCAGCTCGCGCGCAACTCGTCGAAGATCTCCGCCGAGCGCCGCAGCACGTCGATGCCGTCGTCGGTGAGCACGACCAGCTTGCGGCGGGCGTCGTGCTCGTCGGCGGTACGCGCGACGTACCCGAGCCGCTCGAGCCCGTCGATCGTCTTGCCGGCCGCCTGCTTGGAGACACCCAGTCGCCGCCCGACCTCGCTCGCCGTCGCGCCGTCGACCCCGATCGCCTGCATCGCGAATCCGTGGACCGGGCGCGCGTCCGGGTGTCCCTGCTCGCGCAGCCGGGCATGGAGCTCGTCGATCAGGGTGCGGAAGCCACCGAACAACAGCAGCGGCAGCTCGTACCCGGGATTGTCAGGTCGGCTTGGCATATCCGACAACCAGGTTTACTATTTGGACAACCATGTTGACCAATCTACCGCAAGGGGGACTCATGACCTTTCCCATCCACACGATCGACTCCGCGCCGGAGCGGGCACGGCGCCGGATGGGCGCCATCGAGGGCGCGTTCGGCTACCTGCCGGCGGGTGTCGGCCTGATGGCGACCTCGCCGGAGGTGCTCGACGCGTTCAGCGCGGCCAACGCGCAGTTCGAGCGCGCGACGCTCGACCCGGTCTCCCGCGAGGTCGCCGTGATGACGATCGTGGCCCGGTACGAGTGCCACCTGTGCGTGGCGATGCATTCGGCACGGCTCGAGCGCCTCGACGCGCCCCAGGCACTGATCGCGGCGCTGCGCGAGCGTCGGCCGCTCGACGACGAGCGGTACGAGGCGCTGCGTACGTTCACGCTCGCGGCCATCGACGGTCGCGGCGTGGTCGACGAGGCGACCTTCGCGCAGTTTTGGCGCGCGGGGTACGACGAGCAGAACGCGCTCGAGATCGTCCTCGCGATCGGTGTGTACACGATCAGCGCGTTCGCCAACCGGATGACCGGAGCCCCGCTCGACGAGCAGCTCGCGTCGTACGCCTGGACCGCCTGAGCCCCCGTGGGCCGCACGTTCTGGAGCGACACGCCGGCGTGTCCCCGCACAAGCGTGCGGCCCACAGGGCGGGGGCGTCAGTCTGCGGGCGGTTCCGGGTCGGGCGTACGCAGCCAGGCGTCGATGCCCTTGAGCCCCGACTCGACGACGTCGCTCGGCGCCCGCGCCGAGCGCAGGGACATGCGCGCGAGCTCCGCGAGCTCGTCGTCGGTGAACGACTGCGCGGCCCGCAGGATCGAGTACTGAGCCGCGAGCCGCGACCCGAACAGCAGCGGGTCGTCGGCGCTGATCCCGAGCTGTGCGCCGGCCGCGACCAGCTCGCGTACCGGCACCTCCTGGTAGGTGTCGTACACGCCGAGCGAGACGTTCGACGCGGGGCACACCTCGAGCGGGATGCCCGCCGTCGCGATCCGTTTGAGCAGCCGGGGATCTTCGATGCTGCGTACGCCGTGGCCGAGTCGGTCGGCATGCAGGTGCGTGAGGCACGCGTCGATGTTGGCCGGGCCACGCAGCTCGCCGCCGTGTGGCAGGCTCGCGAGGCCGGCGTGGCGGGCGATCGCGAACGCCCGCTCGAAGTCGGCGGTCGTTCCTCGCCGCTCGTCGTTGGACAGCCCGAACCCGATCACGCCGCGGCCCGCGTACTGCGCCGCCAGCCGCGCGAGCGTACGCGCGTCGAGCGGATGCTTCGTGCGGTTGGCCGCGATGATCACGCCGATGCCGATCCCGGCCGTTCGCTCTGCCTCGCGCGCCGCGTCGAGCACCAGGTCGGTGAACGCCGTGATGCCGCCGAACAGCCCCGCATAGCCCGACGGGTCGACCTGGATCTCCATCCAGACCGACCCGTCGTCGCGGTCGTCCTCGGCGGCCTCGCGCAGCAGCCGGCGTACGTCGCCCTCCGTACGCAGCACCGAACGCGCAACGTCGTACAGCCGCTGGAACCGGAACCAGCCCTTCTCGTCGGCCGCGCTCAGCTGCGGCGGCCAGTCTTCGACCAGCGCGGTGGGCAGCCGGACGCCGTCGCGCTCGGCGAGCTCCACCAGCGTGGTGTGCCGCATCGAGCCGGTGAAGTGCAGGTGCAGGTGAGCCTTCGGAAGGGTCGCGACCGGTCGCAAGGCGTCAGGCCGTGCCGAGCAGCTTCTGGATGCGGGACACGCCCTCCACCAGATCGTCGTCGGACAGCGCGTACGACAGCCGCAGGTAGCCCGGCGTACCGAACGCCTCCCCGGGTACGACGGCGACCTCCACCTGCTCGAGGATCGCGGCCGCCAGCTCGACCGACGTCGTCGGCGTGATCTCGCCGACCGGACGGCCGAGAGCAGCCTTCACGGAGGGGTACGCGTAGAACGCGCCGGTCGGTGTCGGGCAGGTGAACCCGTCGATCGCGTTGAGCATCTCGACGATCGTGCGCCTCCGCCGGTCGAACGCCGCCCGCATCTCGTCGACCGCCGACAGGTCGCCGGTCAGAGCAGCGATCGCGGCCCGCTGCGAGACGTTCGCGACGTTGGAGGTGGCGTGCGACTGCAGGCTCGTCGCGGCCTTGATCACGTCGCGCGGGCCGATCGCCCAGCCGACCCGCCAACCGGTCATCGCGTACGTCTTGGCGACGCCGTTCAGCACCACGCACGTGTCGGCGAGCTCCGGCACCACCACCGGCATCGACGCGGACTCGACCCCGTCGTACGTCAGGTGCTCGTAGATCTCGTCGGTGACGACCCAGAGGCCATGCTCGACCGCCCAGCGGCCGATCGCCTCGACCTGCTCGCGCGGATAGACCGCGCCGGTCGGGTTGGACGGCGAGCAGAACAGCAGCACCTTCGTACGCTCGGTGCGGGCGGCCTCGAGCTGCTCGACGGTCACGAGATAGTCCTGCGTCTCGTCGGCGACGACGTCGACGGGTACGCCGCCCGCGAGCCGGATCGACTCGGGGTACGTCGTCCAGTACGGCGTCGGCAGCAGCACCTCGTCGCCCGGGTCGAGCAGCGTCGCGAACGTCTCGTACACCGCCTGCTTGCCGCCGTTGGTCACCAACACCTGTGCGGCCTCGACCTCGTACCCGGAGTCGCGGGCGGTCTTGGCAACGATCGCGTCCTTGAGCGCGGGCAGGCCGCCGGCGGGCGAGTAGCGGTGGTTGGCCGGGTCATGACACGCGGCAGCGGCGGCGTCGACGATGTAGGCGGGCGTCGGGAAGTCGGGCTCGCCGGCGCCGAACCCGATCACCGGACGGCCGGCGGCCTTGAGCGCCTTGGCCTTGGCGTCGACCGCGAGCGTCGCGGACTCGGTGATGCCGCCGATGCGAGCTGACACCCGGTGTTCGATGGTGGTGGGGGAAGGGGCCGACTGAGTCATGTGCCTATCGTTGCACCGCGCCGACGCGCGCGCTACGCGGTATCCGCCGTCGGTGCTGTCGCGCTCCGCGAAGCGTCGTGCACCGCCTCGGTTCGA harbors:
- a CDS encoding MarR family winged helix-turn-helix transcriptional regulator gives rise to the protein MPSRPDNPGYELPLLLFGGFRTLIDELHARLREQGHPDARPVHGFAMQAIGVDGATASEVGRRLGVSKQAAGKTIDGLERLGYVARTADEHDARRKLVVLTDDGIDVLRRSAEIFDELRASWVRTLGAERLRAMETDLRTVVGAHAYRLDAQAWFGA
- a CDS encoding carboxymuconolactone decarboxylase family protein, which codes for MTFPIHTIDSAPERARRRMGAIEGAFGYLPAGVGLMATSPEVLDAFSAANAQFERATLDPVSREVAVMTIVARYECHLCVAMHSARLERLDAPQALIAALRERRPLDDERYEALRTFTLAAIDGRGVVDEATFAQFWRAGYDEQNALEIVLAIGVYTISAFANRMTGAPLDEQLASYAWTA
- a CDS encoding adenosine deaminase, whose product is MRPVATLPKAHLHLHFTGSMRHTTLVELAERDGVRLPTALVEDWPPQLSAADEKGWFRFQRLYDVARSVLRTEGDVRRLLREAAEDDRDDGSVWMEIQVDPSGYAGLFGGITAFTDLVLDAAREAERTAGIGIGVIIAANRTKHPLDARTLARLAAQYAGRGVIGFGLSNDERRGTTADFERAFAIARHAGLASLPHGGELRGPANIDACLTHLHADRLGHGVRSIEDPRLLKRIATAGIPLEVCPASNVSLGVYDTYQEVPVRELVAAGAQLGISADDPLLFGSRLAAQYSILRAAQSFTDDELAELARMSLRSARAPSDVVESGLKGIDAWLRTPDPEPPAD
- a CDS encoding pyridoxal phosphate-dependent aminotransferase, translating into MTQSAPSPTTIEHRVSARIGGITESATLAVDAKAKALKAAGRPVIGFGAGEPDFPTPAYIVDAAAAACHDPANHRYSPAGGLPALKDAIVAKTARDSGYEVEAAQVLVTNGGKQAVYETFATLLDPGDEVLLPTPYWTTYPESIRLAGGVPVDVVADETQDYLVTVEQLEAARTERTKVLLFCSPSNPTGAVYPREQVEAIGRWAVEHGLWVVTDEIYEHLTYDGVESASMPVVVPELADTCVVLNGVAKTYAMTGWRVGWAIGPRDVIKAATSLQSHATSNVANVSQRAAIAALTGDLSAVDEMRAAFDRRRRTIVEMLNAIDGFTCPTPTGAFYAYPSVKAALGRPVGEITPTTSVELAAAILEQVEVAVVPGEAFGTPGYLRLSYALSDDDLVEGVSRIQKLLGTA